Proteins co-encoded in one Streptomyces sp. JH34 genomic window:
- a CDS encoding substrate-binding domain-containing protein, with amino-acid sequence MEWFSPENVVALLTAVLGVMTSAGVLWYERRVPRRKRIGYRVQMDTPIGSEVSQGRANVRLGLFDETPDMADATLVLLRIENDGSQSIGDEDYTGRGELQGLTAEFTGRTVRGIAVTHSPDAEHLMDHFTPAAGLRHHGSVIRLPRVPLNRNEHFKLLVLLTGSRVGGPIKVTGGIRDGVVARNTAARPDEKPPLFGPPARIVTVALTVCVVALAGIIVVRDDSPPPLDCAAGTLTVTGSTAFKPVLEELKETYEDECEGATIRLDVHGSNAGVRKLDALGGRAGSAGSPSMIALSDGPRPAALKDLREKLVAISLFSLVVNDTVPVTDLSLDQIRGVHRGEIRNWNQIPGGPDLEIRLVSRDANSGTREVFQRRVLDANELATSSRDCVTKDDADAPVLRCELDGTDQVLSEVAELDGAIGYTELRGGDVPDGAHRVSIDGVTPSVDTIATSSYPYREIEYAYTYGSPPADSLVAGFLNYLDDYGEEIMRTNGHLPCATPKGMRLCGED; translated from the coding sequence ATGGAGTGGTTCAGCCCGGAGAACGTCGTCGCCCTCCTCACCGCCGTCCTGGGTGTCATGACCTCGGCGGGCGTGCTCTGGTACGAGCGCCGGGTCCCCCGCCGCAAGCGCATCGGCTACCGCGTGCAGATGGACACCCCCATCGGCAGCGAGGTCAGCCAGGGCCGGGCCAACGTGCGGCTGGGACTCTTCGACGAGACCCCGGACATGGCCGACGCCACGCTCGTCCTGCTGCGCATCGAGAACGACGGCTCGCAGTCGATCGGCGACGAGGACTACACGGGGCGCGGAGAACTCCAGGGACTCACCGCCGAGTTCACCGGGCGGACGGTCCGCGGGATAGCCGTGACCCATTCACCGGACGCCGAACACCTGATGGATCACTTCACCCCGGCCGCCGGGCTGCGGCACCACGGCTCGGTCATCCGGCTGCCACGCGTGCCGCTCAACCGCAACGAGCACTTCAAGCTCCTGGTCCTGCTCACCGGTTCGCGGGTGGGCGGCCCCATCAAGGTCACCGGAGGCATCCGGGACGGGGTCGTCGCGCGGAACACGGCCGCCCGCCCCGACGAGAAGCCCCCGCTCTTCGGCCCACCGGCCAGGATCGTCACCGTGGCGCTCACCGTCTGCGTCGTCGCCCTCGCCGGCATCATCGTCGTGCGGGACGACTCCCCGCCCCCGCTGGACTGCGCGGCCGGCACGCTCACGGTCACCGGCTCCACGGCGTTCAAGCCGGTGCTGGAGGAGCTGAAGGAGACGTACGAGGACGAGTGCGAGGGCGCCACGATCCGTCTGGACGTCCACGGCAGCAACGCCGGGGTGCGGAAACTCGACGCACTGGGCGGCCGGGCCGGCTCCGCCGGTTCCCCGTCCATGATCGCCCTGTCCGACGGCCCCAGACCCGCCGCTCTGAAGGACCTGCGCGAGAAGCTGGTCGCGATCTCGCTGTTCTCCCTCGTCGTCAACGACACGGTGCCGGTGACCGATCTCTCCCTGGACCAGATCAGAGGCGTCCACCGCGGCGAGATCCGCAACTGGAACCAGATCCCCGGTGGCCCCGACCTGGAGATCCGGCTCGTCAGCAGGGACGCCAACTCCGGGACCCGCGAGGTCTTCCAGCGCCGTGTCCTCGACGCCAACGAGCTCGCCACCTCCTCCCGCGACTGCGTCACCAAGGACGACGCCGACGCCCCGGTGCTCCGCTGCGAACTCGACGGCACGGACCAGGTCCTGTCCGAGGTCGCCGAGCTGGACGGGGCGATCGGCTACACCGAGCTGCGGGGCGGCGACGTACCCGACGGGGCGCACCGCGTGTCCATCGACGGCGTCACCCCGTCCGTGGACACGATCGCCACCAGCAGCTACCCGTACCGGGAGATCGAGTACGCGTACACCTACGGGTCGCCTCCCGCGGACTCGCTGGTCGCCGGCTTCCTGAACTACCTGGACGACTACGGCGAGGAGATCATGCGCACCAACGGCCACCTGCCCTGCGCGACCCCGAAGGGCATGCGGCTCTGCGGGGAGGACTGA
- a CDS encoding glycoside hydrolase family 19 protein, whose translation MAKRVMSLIAALGAVIATFVFLPASTASAATCAPAWNASSVYWGGGSASYNGHNWSAKWWTQNERPGTADVWADQGSCGSGGTEEPNPTGFVVSESQFNQMFPSRNSFYTYSGLTAALSAYPGFANTGSDTVKKQEAAAFLANVSHETGGLVHIVEQNTANYPHYCDTSQSYGCPAGQAAYYGRGPIQLSWNFNYKAAGDALGIDLLGNPWQVEQNAAVAWKTGLWYWNTQSGPGTMTPHNAMVNGAGFGETIRSINGSIECNGGNPAQVQSRIDKYRAFVQILGTTPGSNLGC comes from the coding sequence GTGGCCAAACGTGTCATGAGCCTGATCGCCGCGCTGGGCGCGGTCATCGCTACGTTCGTCTTCCTCCCCGCCTCCACCGCGTCGGCCGCCACCTGCGCCCCGGCCTGGAACGCCTCCTCCGTCTACTGGGGCGGCGGCTCGGCCTCGTACAACGGGCACAACTGGTCCGCGAAGTGGTGGACGCAGAACGAGCGGCCCGGCACGGCCGATGTCTGGGCCGACCAGGGCAGCTGCGGGTCCGGTGGCACGGAGGAGCCCAACCCCACGGGCTTCGTCGTGAGCGAGTCCCAGTTCAACCAGATGTTCCCGAGCCGGAACTCCTTCTACACCTACAGCGGACTGACCGCCGCGCTGAGCGCCTACCCCGGCTTCGCCAACACCGGCAGTGACACGGTCAAGAAGCAGGAGGCGGCGGCGTTCCTCGCCAACGTCAGCCATGAGACCGGCGGTCTCGTGCACATCGTCGAGCAGAACACCGCGAACTACCCGCACTACTGCGACACCAGCCAGTCGTACGGCTGCCCGGCCGGCCAGGCCGCCTACTACGGCCGCGGCCCGATCCAGCTGAGCTGGAACTTCAACTACAAGGCCGCTGGTGACGCGCTCGGCATCGACCTGCTGGGCAACCCCTGGCAGGTGGAGCAGAACGCGGCCGTGGCATGGAAGACCGGCCTCTGGTACTGGAACACCCAGTCCGGCCCCGGCACCATGACGCCGCACAACGCCATGGTCAACGGCGCCGGTTTCGGTGAGACCATCCGGTCCATCAACGGCAGCATCGAGTGCAACGGCGGCAACCCCGCCCAGGTGCAGAGCCGCATCGACAAGTACCGGGCGTTCGTCCAGATCCTGGGCACCACGCCCGGGTCGAACCTGGGCTGCTGA
- the dnaN gene encoding DNA polymerase III subunit beta: MEFRMERGALTDAVSRAARVLPARSPVPVLGGLLLDADTGRLRVSGLDFEASARVEAEAHTVRPGRVLVMGRRLLDICKVLPEGPVECAVEGSRFTVTGDGSRFGLSVLPLDDYPALPPLPDVCGAVDAGEFGSAVAQVAVAAGRDDTLPTLTGIRLGLDGSTMTLAATDRYRFAVRTLRFEAAAPDVVADVVVSARRLTEIARSLGRSGQVAVSVDGGSAGFEHAGTRTTVRLLDGRLPRHDKLFALADPAAAVMDRARLTEAVKRVSVVADGGSPLQITFSPGPDGSALLQAGFEDDVASQRLPAAFDGAEETTVAFNPAYLMDALSSFEDTTVRMRLMGPGQRAMITGGEDTGTPAHQHLLMSVKPSLL, encoded by the coding sequence GTGGAATTCCGCATGGAACGTGGCGCACTGACCGATGCCGTCTCGCGGGCAGCCCGGGTGCTGCCCGCGCGCTCGCCCGTTCCCGTCCTCGGCGGACTCCTCCTCGACGCGGACACGGGCCGGCTCCGGGTCTCCGGGCTGGACTTCGAGGCCTCCGCGCGCGTCGAGGCGGAGGCGCACACCGTCCGGCCCGGGAGGGTTCTGGTGATGGGCCGGCGGCTGCTCGACATCTGCAAGGTGCTGCCCGAGGGGCCCGTGGAGTGCGCGGTGGAGGGCTCACGCTTCACGGTCACGGGAGACGGCTCCCGCTTCGGTCTCTCGGTCCTGCCCCTCGACGACTACCCCGCGCTGCCACCGCTGCCGGACGTGTGCGGCGCGGTGGACGCCGGGGAGTTCGGCTCGGCCGTCGCCCAGGTGGCGGTGGCCGCGGGGCGGGACGACACCCTGCCGACGCTCACCGGCATCCGCCTCGGCCTCGACGGCTCCACGATGACGCTGGCGGCCACGGACCGGTACCGCTTCGCGGTGCGCACCCTGCGGTTCGAGGCGGCGGCGCCGGACGTGGTGGCCGACGTCGTCGTGTCGGCCCGCCGGCTGACCGAGATCGCCCGTTCGCTCGGCCGGTCCGGACAGGTCGCCGTCTCCGTGGACGGCGGGTCGGCCGGGTTCGAGCACGCCGGGACGCGCACGACGGTGCGTCTGCTGGACGGCAGGCTGCCGCGTCACGACAAGCTGTTCGCGCTGGCGGATCCCGCGGCCGCGGTGATGGACCGGGCGCGTCTGACGGAGGCCGTCAAGCGGGTCTCCGTGGTCGCGGACGGCGGGAGCCCGCTGCAGATCACGTTCTCCCCCGGGCCGGACGGATCGGCCCTGCTGCAGGCGGGGTTCGAGGACGACGTGGCCTCGCAGCGGCTGCCCGCGGCCTTCGACGGTGCCGAGGAGACGACGGTGGCCTTCAACCCGGCGTATCTGATGGACGCCCTGTCCTCCTTCGAGGACACGACGGTCAGGATGAGGCTGATGGGTCCGGGACAGCGCGCGATGATCACCGGCGGGGAGGACACGGGCACGCCCGCCCACCAGCACCTGCTGATGTCGGTGAAGCCGTCACTGCTCTGA